Proteins encoded within one genomic window of Sorex araneus isolate mSorAra2 chromosome 9, mSorAra2.pri, whole genome shotgun sequence:
- the CASTOR1 gene encoding cytosolic arginine sensor for mTORC1 subunit 1 isoform X3: MELHILEHRVRVLSLARPGLWLYTHPLIKLLFLPRRSRGAAVQAAGVTKIARSVIAPLAEHHVSVLMLSTYQTDFILVREQDLSVVIHTLAGEFDIYREVGGEPVAITRDDSSNGFPRAQHAGPSPTVHPIQSPQNRFCVLTLDPETLPAIATTLIDVLFYSHSTPKEAAAGGPGPSSITFFAFSLIEGYISIVMDAETQKKFPSDLLLTSSSGELWRMVRIGGQPLGFDECGIVAQIAGPLAAADISAYYISTFNFDHALVPEDGIGSVIEVLQRRQEGLGS; encoded by the exons ATGGAGCTGCACATCCTAGAGCACCGGGTGCGGGTTCTGAGTCTCGCCCGCCCGGGTCTCTGGCTCTACACCCACCCGCTCATCAAGCTGCTCTTCCTGCCCCGCCGCAGCCG TGGCGCGGCCGTGCAGGCTGCTGGGGTCACCAAGATTGCCCGCTCCGTCATCGCGCCGCTGGCCGAGCACCACGTGTCCGTGCTGATGCTGTCCACGTACCAGACGGACTTCATCCTG GTGCGCGAGCAGGACCTGTCTGTGGTCATCCACACCCTGGCCGGGGAGTTCGACATTTACCGAGAAGTGGGTGGAGAGCCCGTGGCCATCACCAGAGACGATTCCAGCAATGGCTTTCCCCGGGCACAGCACG cagGCCCCAGCCCCACGGTGCACCCCATCCAGAGCCCACAGAACCGCTTTTGTGTCCTCACACTGGACCCCGAGACGCTGCCAGCCATTGCCACCACCCTCATCGATGTCCTCTTCTACTCGCACAG tacccccaaagagGCAGCTGCGGGTGGGCCCGGGCCCAGCTCCATCACCTTCTTCGCCTTCTCCCTCATCGAGGGTTACATCTCCATCGTCATGGATGCCGAGACGCAGAAGAA GTTCCCCAGTGACCTCCTGCTGACCAGCTCCTCGGGTGAGCTGTGGCGGATGGTACGCATCGGCGGCCAGCCCCTGGGCTTCG ATGAATGTGGGATCGTGGCCCAGATTGCGGGGCCCCTGGCCGCCGCTGACATCTCTGCCTACTACATTAGCACCTTCAACTTCGACCATGCCCTG GTGCCCGAGGACGGCATTGGCAGCGTCATCGAGGTGCTGCAGAGGCGACAGGAGGGCCTGGGCTCCTGA
- the CASTOR1 gene encoding cytosolic arginine sensor for mTORC1 subunit 1 isoform X1: MELHILEHRVRVLSLARPGLWLYTHPLIKLLFLPRRSRCKFFSLTETPEDYTLMVDEEGFKELPASEFLQVAEATWLVLNVSSHSGAAVQAAGVTKIARSVIAPLAEHHVSVLMLSTYQTDFILVREQDLSVVIHTLAGEFDIYREVGGEPVAITRDDSSNGFPRAQHAGPSPTVHPIQSPQNRFCVLTLDPETLPAIATTLIDVLFYSHSTPKEAAAGGPGPSSITFFAFSLIEGYISIVMDAETQKKFPSDLLLTSSSGELWRMVRIGGQPLGFDECGIVAQIAGPLAAADISAYYISTFNFDHALVPEDGIGSVIEVLQRRQEGLGS; this comes from the exons ATGGAGCTGCACATCCTAGAGCACCGGGTGCGGGTTCTGAGTCTCGCCCGCCCGGGTCTCTGGCTCTACACCCACCCGCTCATCAAGCTGCTCTTCCTGCCCCGCCGCAGCCG GTGCAAGTTCTTCAGCCTGACGGAGACCCCCGAGGATTACACGCTCATGGTGGACGAGGAGGGCTTCaaag aGCTGCCCGCGTCTGAGTTCCTGCAAGTGGCCGAGGCCACGTGGCTGGTGCTGAACGTGTCGTCCCACAGTGGCGCGGCCGTGCAGGCTGCTGGGGTCACCAAGATTGCCCGCTCCGTCATCGCGCCGCTGGCCGAGCACCACGTGTCCGTGCTGATGCTGTCCACGTACCAGACGGACTTCATCCTG GTGCGCGAGCAGGACCTGTCTGTGGTCATCCACACCCTGGCCGGGGAGTTCGACATTTACCGAGAAGTGGGTGGAGAGCCCGTGGCCATCACCAGAGACGATTCCAGCAATGGCTTTCCCCGGGCACAGCACG cagGCCCCAGCCCCACGGTGCACCCCATCCAGAGCCCACAGAACCGCTTTTGTGTCCTCACACTGGACCCCGAGACGCTGCCAGCCATTGCCACCACCCTCATCGATGTCCTCTTCTACTCGCACAG tacccccaaagagGCAGCTGCGGGTGGGCCCGGGCCCAGCTCCATCACCTTCTTCGCCTTCTCCCTCATCGAGGGTTACATCTCCATCGTCATGGATGCCGAGACGCAGAAGAA GTTCCCCAGTGACCTCCTGCTGACCAGCTCCTCGGGTGAGCTGTGGCGGATGGTACGCATCGGCGGCCAGCCCCTGGGCTTCG ATGAATGTGGGATCGTGGCCCAGATTGCGGGGCCCCTGGCCGCCGCTGACATCTCTGCCTACTACATTAGCACCTTCAACTTCGACCATGCCCTG GTGCCCGAGGACGGCATTGGCAGCGTCATCGAGGTGCTGCAGAGGCGACAGGAGGGCCTGGGCTCCTGA
- the CASTOR1 gene encoding cytosolic arginine sensor for mTORC1 subunit 1 isoform X2 yields MELHILEHRVRVLSLARPGLWLYTHPLIKLLFLPRRSRCKFFSLTETPEDYTLMVDEEGFKELPASEFLQVAEATWLVLNVSSHSGAAVQAAGVTKIARSVIAPLAEHHVSVLMLSTYQTDFILVREQDLSVVIHTLAGEFDIYREVGGEPVAITRDDSSNGFPRAQHGPSPTVHPIQSPQNRFCVLTLDPETLPAIATTLIDVLFYSHSTPKEAAAGGPGPSSITFFAFSLIEGYISIVMDAETQKKFPSDLLLTSSSGELWRMVRIGGQPLGFDECGIVAQIAGPLAAADISAYYISTFNFDHALVPEDGIGSVIEVLQRRQEGLGS; encoded by the exons ATGGAGCTGCACATCCTAGAGCACCGGGTGCGGGTTCTGAGTCTCGCCCGCCCGGGTCTCTGGCTCTACACCCACCCGCTCATCAAGCTGCTCTTCCTGCCCCGCCGCAGCCG GTGCAAGTTCTTCAGCCTGACGGAGACCCCCGAGGATTACACGCTCATGGTGGACGAGGAGGGCTTCaaag aGCTGCCCGCGTCTGAGTTCCTGCAAGTGGCCGAGGCCACGTGGCTGGTGCTGAACGTGTCGTCCCACAGTGGCGCGGCCGTGCAGGCTGCTGGGGTCACCAAGATTGCCCGCTCCGTCATCGCGCCGCTGGCCGAGCACCACGTGTCCGTGCTGATGCTGTCCACGTACCAGACGGACTTCATCCTG GTGCGCGAGCAGGACCTGTCTGTGGTCATCCACACCCTGGCCGGGGAGTTCGACATTTACCGAGAAGTGGGTGGAGAGCCCGTGGCCATCACCAGAGACGATTCCAGCAATGGCTTTCCCCGGGCACAGCACG GCCCCAGCCCCACGGTGCACCCCATCCAGAGCCCACAGAACCGCTTTTGTGTCCTCACACTGGACCCCGAGACGCTGCCAGCCATTGCCACCACCCTCATCGATGTCCTCTTCTACTCGCACAG tacccccaaagagGCAGCTGCGGGTGGGCCCGGGCCCAGCTCCATCACCTTCTTCGCCTTCTCCCTCATCGAGGGTTACATCTCCATCGTCATGGATGCCGAGACGCAGAAGAA GTTCCCCAGTGACCTCCTGCTGACCAGCTCCTCGGGTGAGCTGTGGCGGATGGTACGCATCGGCGGCCAGCCCCTGGGCTTCG ATGAATGTGGGATCGTGGCCCAGATTGCGGGGCCCCTGGCCGCCGCTGACATCTCTGCCTACTACATTAGCACCTTCAACTTCGACCATGCCCTG GTGCCCGAGGACGGCATTGGCAGCGTCATCGAGGTGCTGCAGAGGCGACAGGAGGGCCTGGGCTCCTGA